One window from the genome of Thalassospira xiamenensis M-5 = DSM 17429 encodes:
- a CDS encoding citryl-CoA lyase codes for MSDKTAEDIENEVSDWWKTSIIDMEPGKIHFSGYPIEDLIGNISFPGMIWLMTRGELPSKGQAALLEAALVAAVDHGPQAPSIAIARMAATCGVGLNNAMASAVNVLGDVHGGAGEQAVGLYHDIAARMDSGASLADATAAGLDHQIAEHGKHIPGFGHRFHPLDPRAPRLLSLVEKAAAEGIVSGRFGQIASQIEETLLQRKGKRIPMNIDGATAVIYAELGFAAPLARGLFCLSRSVGILAHAWEQTNQGGRNKGPIPRRLIWNYDGPERRPFPKDVGDQ; via the coding sequence TGGTGGAAAACATCCATCATCGATATGGAACCGGGGAAAATCCATTTCAGCGGTTACCCCATTGAGGACCTGATCGGCAATATCAGTTTCCCCGGTATGATTTGGTTGATGACGCGCGGTGAGTTACCATCAAAGGGACAGGCAGCCTTGCTTGAGGCCGCGCTTGTCGCGGCAGTCGATCACGGCCCGCAGGCACCGAGTATCGCAATCGCGCGAATGGCTGCGACCTGCGGGGTCGGGTTGAATAACGCGATGGCCAGTGCTGTAAATGTTCTGGGTGATGTTCATGGTGGGGCGGGCGAACAGGCTGTCGGACTTTACCACGATATTGCCGCGCGCATGGATAGCGGCGCAAGCCTGGCCGATGCGACAGCTGCTGGTCTGGATCATCAGATTGCCGAACATGGCAAACATATTCCGGGATTTGGGCATCGTTTCCATCCGCTTGATCCGCGTGCCCCGCGTTTATTGTCGCTTGTTGAAAAGGCGGCTGCGGAGGGCATCGTTTCCGGGCGCTTTGGACAGATCGCCAGTCAGATCGAGGAAACCCTTCTGCAACGCAAAGGCAAACGCATCCCGATGAATATCGACGGTGCGACGGCGGTGATATATGCCGAGCTTGGATTTGCAGCACCTCTTGCACGGGGCTTGTTCTGTTTGTCCCGTTCGGTTGGGATACTGGCCCACGCGTGGGAGCAAACCAATCAGGGGGGGCGCAACAAGGGGCCAATTCCGCGTCGCCTGATCTGGAATTATGACGGTCCGGAACGCCGCCCGTTCCCGAAAGATGTCGGCGATCAGTAA